From Enhydrobacter sp., the proteins below share one genomic window:
- a CDS encoding LLM class flavin-dependent oxidoreductase, with translation MKLMWFHLMPYTELPDDFNKKHPSVWVDIHSSLFDPRRAHHMYNDFMDELEFAAECGFDAVCVNEHHSNGYGLMPSPNLIASSLARRTTDTALCVMGNSLALYNPPTRVAEEFAMIDCISGGRLIAGFPVGSPMDTCYAYGQNPSLLRERYYEAHDLVKRAWMEKETFAFSGRFNQQRYVNIWPRPIQNEPHPPIWIPGGGSIETWRWCAEMDYVYCYLSYYGYKAGLATMQGFWKEMEKLGKDRNPYRAGFLQFVGVAESRQQALDLYTEPAEYFYGRCLHIDPRFATPPGYTTEATQRAGIESMVSKAANVANPATKAALKATNMKDIVDGGYVLVGSPDEVVEQIRHVGTSLNVGNLMLLLQFGNMGKDTTKYNTRLFAEKVLPKVKDLFGDWEHKWWPRPMARDSRAAVPAFRAQLAAAE, from the coding sequence ATGAAGCTCATGTGGTTCCATCTGATGCCGTACACGGAGCTTCCGGACGACTTCAACAAGAAGCATCCCTCGGTGTGGGTCGACATCCATTCGTCGCTGTTCGACCCGCGCCGGGCGCACCACATGTACAACGACTTCATGGACGAGCTCGAGTTCGCCGCCGAGTGCGGCTTCGATGCCGTCTGCGTCAACGAGCATCACTCCAACGGCTACGGGCTGATGCCCTCGCCCAACCTGATCGCCTCGTCGCTGGCGCGCCGAACCACCGACACCGCGCTCTGCGTCATGGGCAACTCGCTCGCGCTCTACAATCCGCCGACGCGCGTGGCCGAGGAGTTCGCCATGATCGATTGCATCTCGGGCGGACGGCTGATCGCCGGCTTCCCGGTAGGCTCGCCGATGGACACCTGCTACGCCTACGGCCAGAACCCGAGCCTGCTGCGCGAGCGCTACTACGAGGCGCACGACCTCGTGAAGAGGGCGTGGATGGAGAAGGAGACCTTCGCCTTCTCGGGCCGCTTCAACCAGCAGCGCTACGTCAACATCTGGCCGCGACCGATCCAGAACGAGCCGCATCCGCCGATCTGGATCCCGGGCGGCGGCTCGATCGAGACGTGGCGATGGTGCGCGGAGATGGACTACGTCTACTGCTACCTCTCCTACTACGGCTACAAGGCCGGCCTGGCGACCATGCAGGGCTTCTGGAAGGAGATGGAGAAGCTCGGCAAGGACCGGAACCCCTACCGCGCCGGCTTCCTGCAGTTCGTCGGCGTCGCCGAGAGCCGCCAGCAGGCGCTCGACCTCTACACCGAGCCTGCCGAGTACTTCTACGGGCGCTGCCTGCACATCGATCCGCGCTTCGCCACGCCGCCGGGCTACACCACCGAGGCGACGCAGCGCGCCGGCATCGAGAGCATGGTGAGCAAGGCCGCCAACGTCGCCAACCCGGCGACCAAGGCGGCGCTCAAGGCGACCAACATGAAGGACATCGTCGACGGCGGCTACGTGCTGGTCGGCTCGCCCGACGAGGTGGTCGAGCAGATCCGCCACGTCGGCACCAGCCTCAACGTCGGCAACCTCATGCTGCTGCTGCAGTTCGGCAACATGGGCAAGGACACCACCAAGTACAACACGCGCCTGTTCGCCGAGAAGGTGCTGCCGAAGGTAAAGGACCTGTTCGGCGACTGGGAACACAAATGGTGGCCGAGGCCGATGGCCCGCGATTCGCGCGCCGCGGTGCCGGCCTTCCGCGCGCAGCTCGCCGCCGCGGAGTAG
- the ccrA gene encoding crotonyl-CoA carboxylase/reductase has product MSVVAFPARQHPTANQPKKDLYEVGEIPPLGHVPKTMYAWAIRRDRHGPPEQSMQLEVVPTHAIGEDEVLVLVMAAGVNYNGVWAGLGLPISPFDVHKQDFHIAGSDASGIVWAVGAKVKRWKVGDEVVVHCNQDDGDDEECNGGDPMFSTSQRIWGYETPDGSFAQFCRVQARQLMKRPQHLTWEESASYTLTLATAYRMLFGHRPHILRPGHNVLVWGAAGGLGSMAIQLIATAGANAIGVISDPSKTDFVMSLGARGVINRNDFDCWGQLPDVDDQKGYAEYMKKCRKFGAAIWEVTGKGNDVDFVFEHPGEQTFPVSCFIVKRGGMVVFCAGTTGYNLTMDARFVWMRQKRIQGSHFANLLQASQANQLVIERRIDPCMSEVFEWVDIPKAHTKMWKNQHKPGNMAVLVSARRPGLRTLEDALEE; this is encoded by the coding sequence ATGTCCGTTGTCGCTTTTCCGGCCCGTCAGCATCCGACGGCGAACCAGCCGAAGAAGGACCTCTACGAGGTCGGCGAGATCCCGCCGCTCGGCCACGTGCCGAAGACCATGTACGCCTGGGCGATCCGGCGCGACCGCCACGGTCCGCCCGAGCAGTCCATGCAGCTCGAGGTCGTGCCGACGCATGCGATCGGCGAGGACGAGGTGCTGGTTCTCGTGATGGCGGCGGGCGTCAACTACAACGGCGTGTGGGCCGGCCTCGGCCTGCCGATCTCGCCCTTCGACGTGCACAAGCAGGACTTCCACATCGCCGGCTCCGACGCCTCGGGCATCGTCTGGGCGGTCGGCGCCAAGGTGAAGCGCTGGAAGGTCGGCGACGAGGTCGTCGTCCACTGCAACCAGGACGACGGCGACGACGAGGAGTGCAACGGCGGCGATCCGATGTTCTCCACCAGCCAGCGCATCTGGGGCTACGAGACCCCCGACGGTTCCTTCGCACAGTTCTGCCGCGTGCAGGCGCGCCAGCTCATGAAGCGGCCGCAGCACCTGACCTGGGAGGAGAGCGCCTCCTACACGCTCACGCTGGCCACCGCCTACCGCATGCTGTTCGGTCATCGGCCGCACATCCTGCGGCCCGGCCACAACGTGCTGGTGTGGGGCGCGGCGGGCGGCCTGGGCTCGATGGCGATCCAGCTCATCGCCACCGCCGGCGCCAACGCCATCGGGGTGATCTCCGATCCGTCGAAGACCGACTTCGTCATGTCGCTCGGCGCGCGCGGCGTCATCAACCGCAACGACTTCGACTGCTGGGGCCAGCTGCCCGACGTCGACGACCAGAAGGGCTACGCCGAGTACATGAAGAAGTGCCGCAAGTTCGGCGCCGCCATCTGGGAAGTCACCGGCAAGGGCAACGACGTCGACTTCGTGTTCGAGCACCCCGGCGAGCAGACCTTCCCGGTGTCGTGCTTCATCGTGAAGCGCGGCGGCATGGTCGTGTTCTGCGCCGGCACCACCGGCTACAACCTGACGATGGACGCGCGCTTCGTGTGGATGCGCCAGAAGCGCATCCAGGGCAGCCACTTCGCCAACCTGCTGCAGGCGAGCCAGGCCAACCAGCTGGTGATCGAGCGCCGCATCGACCCGTGCATGAGCGAGGTCTTCGAGTGGGTCGACATTCCCAAGGCCCACACCAAGATGTGGAAGAACCAGCACAAGCCCGGGAACATGGCCGTGCTGGTCTCGGCCCGGCGCCCCGGCCTGCGCACGCTCGAAGACGCGCTGGAAGAATAG
- a CDS encoding acyl-CoA dehydrogenase family protein, with amino-acid sequence MILKDLLGLAAEAVNDAEAYEVAAREAVRRLVAPQGRVDPAVLEREQFAAHGFAWIATYVAALRQMRRWAERHAGGELEQLILQCAFGEYLAQLKGGIAISQVEIVRPGDLGIDEAAFDTPAVRRLIAANTSAVRGRIAELIADGDFGQLGLDDDALEEVRRQFRRFVDSEVAPHAHDWHLRDELIPLPVVRKMAELGVFGLTVPEEWGGLGMGKLAMCVVTEELSRGYIGVGSLGTRSEIAAELIRSGGTEEQKKKYLGRIASGEILPTAVFTEPNTGSDLASLKTRAVLEGDVYRIHGNKTWITHAARADIMTLLARSDSSKPGYRGLSMFLAEKPRGDDGQPFPAQGMSGGEIRVLGYRGMKEYEIGFDGFEVPAENLLGGREGQGFKQLMATFESARIQTAARAVGVAQNALELGLRYARERLQFAKPLYSFPRVAGKIAWMAVETMIARQLTYFAAREKDGDRRCDIEAGMAKLLAARVAWSNADNALQIHGGNGYAMEYPVSRVLCDARILNIFEGAAEIQAQVVCRGLIEGRN; translated from the coding sequence ATGATCCTGAAGGACCTGCTCGGCCTCGCCGCCGAGGCGGTGAACGACGCCGAGGCGTACGAGGTCGCCGCCCGCGAGGCGGTGCGCAGGCTGGTCGCGCCGCAGGGCAGGGTCGATCCAGCCGTGCTCGAGCGCGAGCAGTTCGCCGCGCATGGCTTCGCCTGGATCGCGACCTATGTCGCGGCGCTGCGCCAGATGCGGCGCTGGGCGGAGCGCCACGCCGGCGGCGAACTCGAGCAGCTGATCCTGCAATGCGCCTTCGGCGAGTACCTGGCGCAGCTCAAGGGCGGCATCGCCATCAGCCAGGTCGAGATCGTGCGGCCGGGCGACCTCGGGATCGACGAAGCGGCGTTCGACACGCCGGCGGTGCGCCGGCTGATCGCCGCCAATACGTCGGCCGTGCGCGGCCGCATCGCCGAACTGATCGCCGACGGAGACTTCGGCCAGCTGGGACTCGATGACGACGCGCTGGAAGAGGTGCGCCGCCAGTTCCGCCGCTTCGTCGACAGCGAGGTGGCGCCGCACGCGCACGACTGGCACCTCAGGGACGAGCTGATCCCGCTGCCCGTGGTGCGGAAGATGGCCGAGCTCGGCGTGTTCGGCCTGACCGTGCCGGAGGAGTGGGGCGGGCTCGGCATGGGCAAGCTCGCCATGTGCGTCGTCACCGAGGAGCTGTCGCGCGGCTATATCGGCGTCGGCTCGCTCGGCACGCGCTCGGAGATCGCCGCCGAGCTGATACGTTCGGGGGGCACCGAGGAGCAGAAGAAGAAGTATCTCGGCCGCATCGCCTCGGGCGAGATCCTGCCGACCGCCGTCTTCACCGAGCCCAACACCGGTTCGGACCTCGCCAGTCTCAAGACGCGCGCCGTGCTGGAGGGCGACGTCTACCGCATCCACGGCAACAAGACCTGGATCACCCACGCGGCCCGCGCCGACATCATGACGTTGCTGGCGAGGAGCGACTCCTCGAAGCCCGGCTACCGGGGCCTGTCGATGTTCCTCGCCGAGAAGCCGCGCGGCGACGACGGCCAGCCGTTCCCCGCGCAAGGCATGAGCGGCGGCGAGATCCGCGTGCTCGGCTATCGCGGCATGAAGGAATACGAGATCGGCTTCGACGGCTTCGAGGTGCCGGCGGAGAATCTTCTCGGCGGCAGGGAGGGCCAGGGCTTCAAGCAGCTCATGGCAACCTTCGAGAGCGCGCGCATCCAGACCGCGGCGCGCGCCGTCGGCGTGGCACAGAACGCGCTCGAACTCGGCCTGCGCTACGCCCGTGAGCGCCTCCAGTTCGCCAAGCCGCTCTATTCGTTCCCGCGCGTCGCGGGAAAGATCGCGTGGATGGCGGTCGAGACCATGATCGCCCGCCAGCTCACCTATTTCGCCGCGCGCGAGAAGGACGGCGACCGGCGCTGCGACATCGAGGCCGGCATGGCCAAGCTGCTGGCCGCGCGCGTCGCCTGGAGCAACGCCGACAACGCGCTGCAGATCCACGGCGGCAACGGCTACGCCATGGAATATCCGGTGAGCCGCGTGCTGTGCGACGCGCGCATCCTCAACATCTTCGAGGGCGCCGCCGAGATCCAGGCGCAGGTGGTGTGCCGCGGCCTGATCGAGGGCCGGAACTGA
- a CDS encoding FAD-binding oxidoreductase — MSASILASGFREEPYWWEAFRPQSIVAPSLPARADVVVVGGGYAGLSAARALADAGVQSVVVEAGEFGSGASTRSGGAISAGLSVGKSFAGKALAYPPDLLRDVVGWAIDAYRSLVDLVEREGIDCHLEQRGRFLGACAPSHYEGLRVRHDKLVAGGATDCRLIGRAEQREEIGSDYYHGGLVFERAGKLHPALFYGGLLAAAWRRNSITLAGQCRATALARHGDGWRVTTTQGEVTARHVVVATNGYTGALTPGLQRRLVPIASHIIATEKLPEGLALELCPRGRTFSETRRVLHYYRLSPDGRRVIFGGRARFTEIPGELRARLLHRAMVERFPQLADVKVTHTWQGNVAFTYDALPHAGEIDGLHFVLGCNGSGVSMMPYLGDAVGRSIAGRLHGGVPFASAPLPPIPLYSGKPWFLPAIGGAFRALDWFDEKVR; from the coding sequence ATGAGCGCGTCCATCCTGGCGAGCGGCTTCAGGGAGGAACCCTACTGGTGGGAAGCCTTCCGGCCGCAATCGATCGTCGCACCGTCGCTGCCGGCCCGCGCCGACGTCGTGGTGGTGGGCGGCGGCTACGCCGGCCTGTCGGCCGCGCGGGCGCTGGCCGATGCGGGCGTGCAGAGCGTCGTCGTCGAGGCCGGCGAGTTCGGCTCGGGCGCCTCGACGCGCAGCGGCGGGGCGATCAGCGCCGGCCTCAGCGTCGGCAAGAGCTTCGCCGGCAAGGCGCTCGCCTATCCGCCCGATCTGCTGCGCGACGTCGTCGGCTGGGCGATCGACGCCTATCGCTCCCTGGTCGACCTGGTCGAGCGCGAAGGCATCGACTGCCATCTCGAGCAGCGCGGCCGCTTCCTCGGCGCCTGCGCGCCGTCGCACTACGAGGGGCTGCGGGTGCGCCACGACAAGCTGGTCGCGGGCGGCGCCACCGACTGCCGCCTGATCGGCCGTGCCGAGCAGCGCGAGGAGATCGGCAGCGACTACTATCACGGCGGGCTGGTGTTCGAGCGCGCCGGCAAGCTGCACCCCGCCCTGTTTTATGGCGGGCTGCTGGCGGCGGCCTGGCGGCGCAACTCGATCACGCTCGCGGGCCAGTGCCGCGCCACCGCCCTGGCGCGGCACGGCGACGGCTGGCGCGTGACGACGACGCAGGGCGAGGTGACGGCAAGGCACGTCGTGGTCGCCACCAACGGCTACACCGGCGCGCTGACGCCCGGACTGCAGCGCCGCCTGGTGCCGATCGCCAGTCACATCATCGCCACCGAGAAACTGCCCGAGGGACTGGCCCTCGAGCTCTGCCCCAGGGGCCGCACCTTCTCCGAGACGCGGCGCGTGCTGCACTACTATCGCCTGTCGCCCGACGGGCGGCGCGTGATTTTCGGCGGCCGCGCGCGCTTCACCGAGATCCCGGGCGAGCTGCGCGCGCGGCTGCTGCACCGCGCCATGGTCGAGCGTTTCCCTCAGCTCGCCGACGTCAAGGTGACGCACACCTGGCAGGGCAACGTCGCCTTCACCTACGACGCGCTGCCGCACGCCGGCGAGATCGACGGCCTGCACTTCGTGCTGGGCTGCAACGGCTCGGGCGTGTCGATGATGCCCTATCTCGGCGACGCAGTCGGCCGCTCGATCGCCGGTCGCCTGCACGGCGGGGTGCCGTTCGCCTCGGCACCACTGCCGCCGATCCCGCTCTATTCGGGAAAGCCGTGGTTCCTGCCGGCGATCGGCGGTGCCTTCCGCGCCCTCGACTGGTTCGACGAGAAGGTCCGCTGA
- a CDS encoding LysR family transcriptional regulator gives MMITSRQLEAFRATLELGTVTAAAERLGVSQPAVSKILAGLEAEIGYPLFSRERKRLAPTREARLLAAEADRLHRGLERITEMARAIGARQVGDLHVYSTPALGRTVLPDVMARFLRRHGDAQIVFHVRSSTYINQKTIDQQLDLGFSMMPFEHPSIVAEELSRAAAVCVLPREHRLARRRAIRPADLRGERFVSFPLDGRMRHLIDAAFEQERVERRLQIDVYSSAEACALVSRGAGVSIVEPFTARDYAPAVAVVPFEPRIRYLFRALRPRFRTPSLLSDAFLEAVKAHLRAGAWN, from the coding sequence ATGATGATCACGTCGCGCCAGCTCGAGGCCTTCCGCGCCACGCTCGAACTCGGAACCGTGACCGCCGCCGCCGAACGGCTGGGCGTCTCGCAGCCCGCCGTCAGCAAGATCCTGGCCGGACTCGAGGCCGAGATCGGCTATCCGCTGTTCTCCCGCGAGCGCAAGCGGCTGGCGCCGACGCGCGAGGCGCGGCTGCTGGCGGCGGAGGCCGACCGCCTCCATCGCGGCCTCGAGCGCATCACCGAGATGGCACGCGCCATCGGTGCGCGGCAGGTCGGCGACCTGCACGTCTATTCGACGCCGGCGCTCGGCCGCACCGTGCTGCCCGACGTGATGGCGCGGTTCCTGCGCCGGCACGGCGACGCGCAGATCGTCTTCCATGTCCGCAGCTCGACCTACATCAACCAGAAGACCATCGACCAGCAGCTCGATCTCGGCTTCTCGATGATGCCGTTCGAGCACCCCTCGATCGTCGCCGAGGAGCTGAGCCGCGCCGCGGCCGTCTGCGTGCTGCCGCGCGAGCATCGGCTGGCCAGGCGCCGGGCGATCCGACCCGCCGACCTGCGCGGCGAGCGCTTCGTGTCGTTCCCGCTCGACGGCCGCATGCGCCATCTGATCGACGCCGCCTTCGAGCAGGAGCGCGTCGAGCGGCGCCTGCAGATCGACGTCTATTCCTCGGCCGAGGCCTGCGCGCTGGTGTCGCGCGGTGCCGGCGTGTCGATCGTCGAGCCCTTCACCGCGCGCGACTACGCGCCCGCCGTCGCCGTCGTGCCGTTCGAGCCGCGCATCCGCTATCTCTTCCGCGCGCTCAGGCCGCGCTTTCGCACGCCGTCGCTGCTGTCCGACGCGTTCCTCGAGGCGGTGAAGGCGCATCTGAGGGCCGGGGCCTGGAACTAG
- a CDS encoding amidase has product MAARDYAGKSVAEIVGDFTSGKVAARDVVEGLLARCARAEPFNPIATLDADGARTTADTLDARHGAGGSFGALAAVPVSAKDLILTRGLRTAFASLTMKDNVPAEDASAVAQWRAADAVLFAKTTTPEYGHKVLTDSPLHGVTRNPWNREHSSGGSSGGAAVAVALGLGPIAMTTDGAGSGRIPAACCGIYGLKATLGRVPHEMATDQFGQLTYLGVMARHPADLGIGLAAMSRGDAGDPWSLGAARTPFAWPAAAGGDIIAGKRITVIRRLTGGYLHPDSEARLDAAIAFLDGRGARIAELDGRDVDWKLDAARLMLRANQITRFGALLSSRRNDLDPSFVKTLEEGAAVDIATLRQVLFDRTAVFKSVQRLFADADFLLTPTVATPAPPAGQDQFAPLVVDGKPIGDLRSAWYAYTIPFNMTGHPAISIPFGLAKSGLPIGVHFVAPWYEEAALIALAQAFDRESGASALFPPGFAPGAA; this is encoded by the coding sequence ATGGCCGCACGTGACTACGCCGGCAAGAGCGTCGCCGAGATCGTCGGCGACTTCACATCGGGCAAGGTCGCCGCGCGCGACGTCGTCGAGGGCCTGCTGGCGCGATGTGCCCGGGCCGAGCCGTTCAACCCCATCGCCACGCTCGATGCCGACGGCGCGCGCACGACGGCCGACACGCTCGATGCCAGGCACGGGGCGGGCGGCAGCTTCGGCGCGCTGGCCGCGGTACCCGTCTCGGCCAAGGACCTGATCCTCACCAGGGGCCTGCGGACCGCCTTCGCCTCCCTCACCATGAAGGACAACGTGCCGGCCGAGGATGCGAGCGCCGTCGCCCAGTGGCGCGCCGCCGATGCCGTGCTGTTCGCCAAGACGACGACGCCCGAATACGGCCACAAGGTGCTGACCGACAGCCCGTTGCACGGCGTCACGCGCAATCCGTGGAACCGCGAGCACAGCTCCGGCGGCTCGAGCGGTGGCGCCGCGGTCGCGGTCGCGCTCGGCCTGGGACCGATCGCCATGACGACCGACGGCGCGGGCTCGGGCCGCATTCCGGCGGCGTGCTGCGGCATCTACGGGCTGAAGGCGACGCTCGGCCGCGTGCCGCACGAGATGGCGACGGACCAGTTCGGCCAGCTCACCTATCTCGGCGTCATGGCGCGCCATCCCGCCGATCTCGGCATCGGGCTCGCGGCAATGTCGCGCGGCGACGCCGGGGATCCGTGGTCGCTCGGCGCCGCCCGCACGCCCTTCGCCTGGCCGGCGGCGGCCGGTGGCGATATCATCGCCGGCAAGCGCATCACGGTGATCCGCCGCCTCACCGGCGGCTACCTGCATCCCGACAGCGAAGCCCGGCTCGATGCGGCCATCGCCTTCCTCGACGGGCGCGGGGCGAGGATCGCCGAACTCGACGGACGCGACGTCGACTGGAAGCTCGACGCCGCGCGGCTGATGCTGCGCGCCAACCAGATCACCCGCTTCGGCGCGCTGTTGTCGAGCCGCCGCAACGATCTCGACCCGTCCTTCGTGAAGACGCTCGAGGAGGGCGCCGCCGTCGACATCGCGACGCTCCGCCAGGTGCTGTTCGACCGCACCGCCGTCTTCAAGTCGGTGCAGCGGCTGTTCGCCGATGCCGACTTCCTGTTGACGCCGACGGTGGCGACGCCGGCGCCGCCGGCCGGCCAGGACCAGTTCGCGCCGCTGGTGGTCGACGGCAAGCCGATCGGCGATCTGCGCTCGGCGTGGTACGCCTACACCATCCCCTTCAACATGACGGGCCATCCGGCGATCAGCATACCCTTCGGGTTGGCGAAGAGCGGCCTGCCGATCGGCGTCCATTTCGTGGCACCGTGGTACGAGGAGGCGGCGCTGATCGCACTCGCGCAGGCGTTCGACCGCGAGAGCGGCGCGTCGGCACTGTTCCCGCCCGGCTTCGCTCCGGGCGCCGCCTAG
- a CDS encoding VOC family protein codes for MQQQISVVTLGIADLARSRRFYVEGFGWAPVLETPEIVFYQMNGLMLGTWLLPALQDDARQQLAAGFGRFSLAHNVASRDEVQPAIDRLLNHGGRLLRPADAPPHGGFRGYLADPDDHIWEIAWNPAWPISPEGYVTFGS; via the coding sequence ATGCAGCAGCAGATCTCGGTCGTCACGCTCGGCATCGCCGATCTCGCGCGCTCCCGGCGCTTCTACGTCGAGGGCTTCGGCTGGGCGCCGGTGCTCGAGACGCCCGAGATCGTCTTCTACCAGATGAACGGGCTGATGCTCGGGACATGGCTCCTGCCGGCGCTGCAGGACGATGCGCGCCAGCAGCTCGCGGCCGGCTTCGGCCGCTTCAGCCTCGCGCACAACGTCGCCAGCCGCGACGAGGTGCAGCCGGCGATCGATCGCCTGCTGAACCATGGCGGCAGGCTGCTGCGCCCGGCGGACGCGCCGCCGCACGGCGGCTTCCGCGGCTACCTCGCCGATCCCGACGACCACATCTGGGAGATCGCCTGGAACCCGGCGTGGCCGATCAGCCCCGAGGGCTACGTCACCTTCGGCAGCTAG
- a CDS encoding TauD/TfdA family dioxygenase: MQGSLRGNAGPRIRHAADEGAPYETISVDKLTPIIGAEIGGIDLARPLGNRQQDEIHRALAENCVIFFRDQHITPDQQVAFGRLFGDLHVHPAAPHEPGRPELMIIHADKDSPRANGEGWHTDVSCDPEPPMGSVLYIKKCPPRGGDTLFASMYAAYDALSDRMKKYLEGMTAVHDGEQVYRGLYANYGVQEKAQYPRAEHPVVRTHPVTRRKALYVNRGFTRHLVGVPRDESEGILRYLYEHMENPLFQCRFRWRENSIAFWDNRCVQHRALWDYWPHTRSGNRVTIAGDKPF, encoded by the coding sequence ATGCAGGGATCCCTGAGAGGCAATGCCGGCCCGCGTATCCGCCATGCGGCGGACGAGGGCGCGCCCTACGAAACCATCAGCGTCGACAAGCTGACGCCGATCATCGGCGCGGAGATCGGCGGCATCGACCTCGCCCGACCGCTCGGCAACCGCCAGCAGGACGAGATCCATCGCGCGCTGGCCGAGAATTGCGTGATCTTCTTCCGCGACCAGCACATCACGCCCGACCAGCAGGTTGCCTTCGGCCGGCTGTTCGGCGACCTGCACGTCCATCCCGCCGCGCCGCACGAGCCGGGCCGGCCCGAGCTGATGATCATCCATGCCGACAAGGACAGCCCGCGCGCCAACGGCGAGGGCTGGCACACCGACGTGAGCTGCGATCCCGAGCCGCCGATGGGCAGCGTCCTCTACATAAAGAAATGCCCGCCCAGGGGCGGTGACACCCTGTTCGCCTCGATGTACGCCGCCTACGACGCCCTGTCGGACCGCATGAAGAAGTATCTGGAGGGCATGACCGCCGTGCACGACGGCGAACAGGTCTATCGCGGCCTCTATGCGAACTATGGCGTGCAGGAGAAGGCGCAGTATCCCCGCGCGGAGCATCCCGTGGTGCGCACCCATCCCGTCACTCGGCGCAAGGCGCTCTACGTCAATCGCGGCTTCACCCGCCATCTCGTCGGCGTGCCGCGCGACGAGAGCGAGGGGATCCTGCGCTATCTCTACGAGCACATGGAAAACCCGCTGTTCCAGTGCCGCTTCCGCTGGCGGGAGAACTCGATCGCCTTCTGGGACAATCGCTGCGTCCAGCACCGCGCCCTGTGGGACTACTGGCCCCATACGAGGAGCGGCAACCGCGTCACCATCGCGGGCGACAAGCCGTTCTGA
- a CDS encoding HAD-IA family hydrolase gives MLVIFDCDGVLVDSEPLANASFSRALAAVGLEWSVEETMRRLMGRSLKSCVEICEAELGRALPADFVEKMQAVTYQSFRDAPLRPIAGVKDAVLALQAAGLDTCVASSGAPEKMRFTLGLTGLWELFGGRIFSSSQVPRGKPFPDLFLHAALAMNVHPFDCVVVEDSVPGVEAARAAGMRPFAYAAAPYADRDGLAAAGGFLFSEMKQLPGLVLE, from the coding sequence GTGCTCGTCATCTTCGATTGCGACGGCGTGCTGGTGGACAGCGAGCCCCTGGCCAACGCGAGCTTCTCGCGCGCGCTCGCGGCCGTGGGCCTCGAGTGGAGCGTCGAGGAGACGATGCGCCGCCTGATGGGGCGGTCGCTGAAATCCTGCGTCGAGATCTGCGAGGCCGAGCTCGGCCGCGCCCTGCCCGCCGACTTCGTCGAGAAGATGCAGGCCGTCACCTACCAGAGCTTCCGCGACGCGCCGCTGCGGCCGATCGCCGGCGTGAAGGACGCCGTGCTCGCGCTACAGGCCGCCGGCCTCGACACCTGCGTGGCGAGCTCGGGCGCCCCGGAGAAGATGCGCTTCACGCTCGGCCTCACCGGCCTGTGGGAGCTGTTCGGCGGCCGCATCTTCAGCTCGAGCCAGGTGCCGCGCGGCAAGCCGTTCCCCGATCTCTTCCTGCACGCCGCGCTGGCGATGAACGTCCACCCATTCGACTGCGTGGTGGTCGAGGACTCGGTGCCCGGCGTGGAGGCGGCGCGCGCCGCCGGCATGCGCCCGTTCGCCTATGCCGCGGCGCCCTATGCCGATCGCGACGGATTGGCGGCAGCGGGCGGTTTCCTGTTCAGCGAGATGAAGCAGTTGCCGGGCCTGGTGCTGGAATGA